Below is a genomic region from Dioscorea cayenensis subsp. rotundata cultivar TDr96_F1 chromosome 14, TDr96_F1_v2_PseudoChromosome.rev07_lg8_w22 25.fasta, whole genome shotgun sequence.
gaaaattttctcaTGTAGAACTTTCTGTGCAGACTGTCTTTGAGAATACTTTGATGCAACACCATGTTGCCCTTCCCCCTGGATCCATGGGTAAAGTTACCTACATTGCACCAGCTGGCCAGTACAGCTTGAAGGTTAGCAATCAAcattttcctttcattttagattgttttcttgattaatttcaatatttattttcctgtaatttggttctttttttaatgacagGATACAGTACTTGAGCTGGAGTTTCAGGGTGTAAAGAAGGAATTCACTATGCTTCAGGTCAAATTCTAGCcagttatgtttaaaaaaatgagatgttTAAAAGTTTACTGTAGTTTACTAAGATTTGTCTTACAGAAAATCTGTGCTTTTGCTTTGGCAGACATGGCCTGTGCGTACACCAAGACCTGTTGCATCAAAACTTGCTGCTGATACTCCTCTGTTAACAGGCCAAGTATTTACTGaagaaaaataatcttaaaTTATGTTATATCTGATACATCAATGATTGTACTAATGAGAGTTTGTTATTTATGGTTTGTTTTGAACTTTATACAGCGTGTTTTAGATGCCCTTTTCCCCTCTGTTCTTGGAGGAACTTGTGCTATACCTGGTGCTTTTGGATGTGGAAAAACTGTCATTAGTCAAGCTCTTTCCAAGgtaatctcatatatatatctGGACATCACTGTTCACgtttaactttttaatattattttcctACATAGTGAACTTACACTAGTGTTTACAAATTTTTTCAGTACTCCAACTCAGACACTGTGGTTTATGTGGGTTGTGGAGAAAGAGGAAATGAAATGGCTGAGGTATGTGGTTAAATCTAGTTTACTTCTTGGTGTTCATTTGTTTGAGTTCTTATCTAGCTTGGCATTTCAGGTGCTTATGGATTTTCCTCAACTAACAATGACGCTACCTGATGGCCGTGAAGAGTCTGTCATGAAACGTACTACACTAGTGGCTAACACTTCTAACATGCCTGTTGCTGCTCGTGAGGCTTCTATTTATACAGGTAACATAGTCTGCCTTAACCTGCTATATGAACATTATGAAGTATCAGATAAATTATGAATTACATGTGCACAATGTGAGTGGAACTGTTGGTGTACACTTAAGACTGATTTTTTTATGGGAAGTGTTTAATGAGTCTCATTTCCAAATGGCATGTTGCAACATTAGAACGGTCCCTTTTGgtccctgattttttttttaatattagttaTGCATGCTGGTTGCATTGGTGGAATTTTAATAAATGGTCGTTGCATATTGAAATCTCTCTGTCTGAGTTTGTCTAACAATTCATTGTATGCGGGCAGTACAATATAAGATACATTCCAGCCCAACTGTTGTCGGTAACCATCTGACAATCTTCTAGGCAAAGATACACaaataaaggaaataaaataaacaaaaggagAAGGcgaacaaacaagaagaaagaaagaacccAAATtgtgtttcattttctttcttcatttttagtTTGTTAATGTCATTTTCAACTCAATTCACTGTCATATTGGTTTGTGCATGTTCAGGCTATTATTTGGTGCAGTCAAGTTGCTGTATCATGATATAGGAttgtattttttgtaattttgtgaCCTGTCCTTTTTTCTTGAGCTAATTTTCCATATGTACTAGATGTATTTACTGCTTATTCTTTGCTTTATCATCGCCCCAGGCATCACAATTGCTGAGTATTTCAGAGATATGGGTTACAATGTTAGCATGATGGCAGACTCTACCTCTCGATGGGCAGAAGCTTTACGTGAAATATCTGGCAGACTGGTAATTTATTGACATTGTAATTAAGACATCCCAAAGTAAATGAGCTTCTTCCAGTAAACATTTGATTCTGGATTGGTTCTGTGACTAAACTTATCAATGAAAAAATGTTGCTGAATGTTATTCCTGTGTATTTCTTTCCTATCCTGACTTGAGAATCTGGTGTAATACATCCCAAGTTATGAATGTAATTTTGTTTCAGGCTGAAATGCCAGCAGATAGTGGTTATCCTGCATATCTTGCAGCACGTTTGGCATCCTTCTATGAACGTGCTGGTAAAGTGAAATGTCTTGGTGGCCCAGATCGTACTGGCAGTGTGACCATTGTTGGTGCTGTTTCTCCTCCTGGAGGTGATTTCTCTGACCCAGTTACATCTGCTACCCTAGGTATTGTTCAGGTAAGGGAACTGTCACTTTCTCAGGAAGAAGTTTTTGGTTAAATGATATTGAATTGGTGAATAATTTGTATAGCTTGTACTTATTCAATAGGTATTTTGGGGGCTAGATAAGAAGCTTGCTCAGAGGAAGCATTTTCCATCAGTGAATTGGCTTATTTCATATTCCAAGTATTCAAAGGTTAATTCTTATCCCACATTGCAAACTTAGTGCTATGATTGAGATGAAACTAGAGGAAGTTTTGCGTGCTAGTAAAATTCCTCTTCTTTGGTAGCACTCCCATAAAGATCTGGGTTGACTGCTCTACAAGTTGGACACAACCTAGTAGGGAATAACCTGTGCTTTGATTTGAAGTGGTTTACTGCCTGACTTAATATAAATTTAGTTTTCTATTCTTGTTccgatttgattttttttctgttgTTATGTGCTGCAGGCTTTAGAATCTTTCTATGAGAAATTTGATCCAGATTTTATTGATATAAGAACAAAAGCTCGTGAGGTGCTGCAGAGAGAGGATGATCTGAATGAAATTGTACAGGTATATGTTCATTTCAGCCTATCTTAGACTGCATAGTCATTGGTTATTTTGGAATTGTCATTCTTTATTTGAAAGGAACGCTTGGCACTACAACTTTTCAGATGGTGTTATGTTGTTATCGGTAAAGATTATGGTACTTGGGAT
It encodes:
- the LOC120275767 gene encoding V-type proton ATPase catalytic subunit A encodes the protein MAYGDRLTTFEDSEKESEYGYVRKVSGPVVVADGMGGAAMYELVRVGHDNLIGEIIRLEGDSATIQVYEETAGLMVNDPVLRTRKPLSVELGPGILGNIFDGIQRPLKTIAIKSGDVYIPRGVSVPALDKDILWDFEPKKLGEGDLLTGGDLYATVFENTLMQHHVALPPGSMGKVTYIAPAGQYSLKDTVLELEFQGVKKEFTMLQTWPVRTPRPVASKLAADTPLLTGQRVLDALFPSVLGGTCAIPGAFGCGKTVISQALSKYSNSDTVVYVGCGERGNEMAEVLMDFPQLTMTLPDGREESVMKRTTLVANTSNMPVAAREASIYTGITIAEYFRDMGYNVSMMADSTSRWAEALREISGRLAEMPADSGYPAYLAARLASFYERAGKVKCLGGPDRTGSVTIVGAVSPPGGDFSDPVTSATLGIVQVFWGLDKKLAQRKHFPSVNWLISYSKYSKALESFYEKFDPDFIDIRTKAREVLQREDDLNEIVQLVGKDALAETDKITLETAKLLREDYLAQNAFTPYDKFCPFYKSVWMMRNIIHFNTLANQAVERGAGSDGQKITYSVIKHRLGDLFYRLVSQKFEDPAEGEEALVAKFKKLNEDLTVGFRILEDEAR